The genomic window GCAACGATGCGCTTCGACTCGGGGAAGGCCAAAACACGTTCATAGACCGGTGCCAAAGCCTTCAATCTAGCCCAAAACTGTGCGAGACTGCCACCCATTGCCACCTTAGCATCGATTTGAGCGCGTAACATCTCATGTGGGAAGTATGCGAGAAATTCATTGAAGAAGCCTTGCCAACCGTAGACGGACCAATAGGGTGTGGGTCTAAAGAGACTCAATATTTCCTCGGACTCCTCGAACTCCAACGAACCACCGCCGGACAACAGCAATTGTGAGCGCACCCACGACTGGAATTGTATGATTTCCGGTTGAGCATAGAGGCGCATACGCACCATGTAGGCATCGTGCGAATTGATGATACGTATGGCGGCCTGGAATTGAGCATCGTTGAGCAGATAACGTATGACCAACTTGTTAATCGGTTTCGATGGTATGAGACGATACAACTCCTCAATATCTTGTGTGAGCGTGGCCGGTGGTGGTGGTGACACACCCGCAGCTGGTGCGGGTCGTAGAGCCCAACCGGAGCTCAGGCTGCACAATAGAACCAATG from Bactrocera tryoni isolate S06 chromosome 5, CSIRO_BtryS06_freeze2, whole genome shotgun sequence includes these protein-coding regions:
- the LOC120778792 gene encoding uncharacterized protein LOC120778792, whose amino-acid sequence is MQRFTITLVLLCSLSSGWALRPAPAAGVSPPPPATLTQDIEELYRLIPSKPINKLVIRYLLNDAQFQAAIRIINSHDAYMVRMRLYAQPEIIQFQSWVRSQLLLSGGGSLEFEESEEILSLFRPTPYWSVYGWQGFFNEFLAYFPHEMLRAQIDAKVAMGGSLAQFWARLKALAPVYERVLAFPESKRIVAQLEQNGVNFGQVDQFIRSLFDWYPVIVNAPGPAVDAAAPAPAVPAAPNAVVV